The Lysobacter enzymogenes genome window below encodes:
- a CDS encoding DUF3247 family protein — MTQLADRIYRDAADIDRLAALIAQLPDEGLIDLQLIDGSWRAAVVTVRPSLQTFLDPDGREGVNAVLRIDDPASGRSDYLWIDEIARVRPVRSAERGFTD; from the coding sequence GTGACCCAGCTCGCCGACCGCATTTATCGCGACGCCGCCGACATCGATCGGCTGGCGGCTTTGATCGCGCAATTGCCCGACGAAGGTTTGATCGATCTGCAGCTGATCGATGGCAGCTGGCGCGCCGCGGTCGTGACGGTGCGCCCGAGCTTGCAGACCTTTCTCGACCCCGACGGCCGCGAAGGCGTCAACGCGGTGCTGCGGATCGACGACCCGGCCAGCGGGCGCAGCGATTATCTGTGGATCGATGAAATCGCGCGGGTTCGGCCGGTGCGGTCGGCGGAGCGAGGTTTCACCGATTGA
- a CDS encoding GIY-YIG nuclease family protein: protein MSFLRSREPDRPAGASEGRCYLYVLPCAYEDLLKIGHSRNPLQRAQSLQPRYFEFFDLDRAFAVELDKVREARTLEQALHLRLREHNAPAPLTVREQAAGLGEWYRGAYAQLQDEAERWRADGHAVHRPLSAWLARELAAQGDALYARAEELLAQLQGDTSLLDDPGLAPLRRNLLDTLDAHRALTPDLDRHLPASLLDWYRGAGRTVP from the coding sequence ATGTCCTTCTTGCGCAGCCGAGAACCCGACCGTCCCGCCGGCGCCAGCGAGGGCCGCTGCTACTTGTACGTGCTGCCTTGCGCGTACGAAGACCTGCTCAAGATCGGCCACTCGCGCAACCCGCTGCAACGCGCGCAATCGCTGCAACCGCGCTATTTCGAATTCTTCGATCTCGACCGCGCCTTCGCCGTGGAACTGGACAAGGTGCGCGAGGCGCGCACGCTCGAACAGGCGCTGCACCTGCGCTTGCGCGAGCACAACGCGCCGGCGCCGCTGACCGTGCGCGAGCAGGCGGCCGGGCTCGGCGAGTGGTATCGCGGCGCGTACGCGCAGCTGCAAGACGAAGCGGAGCGCTGGCGGGCCGACGGGCACGCCGTGCACCGGCCGCTGTCGGCCTGGCTGGCGCGCGAACTGGCGGCGCAGGGCGATGCCTTGTACGCGCGCGCCGAAGAACTGCTGGCGCAATTGCAGGGCGACACCAGCCTGCTCGACGACCCCGGGCTGGCGCCGCTGCGGCGCAACCTGCTCGATACGCTCGACGCGCATCGCGCGCTGACTCCCGATCTCGACCGGCACCTGCCGGCCAGTCTGCTCGACTGGTACCGCGGCGCCGGCCGCACCGTTCCCTAG
- a CDS encoding alpha-ketoglutarate-dependent dioxygenase AlkB translates to MHQTSLFAAQPQQPILDAEGGVRYLPGVFAPEFCERLFAELWEHAAWNSEQRLMYERLVEVPRRVARYRIGRDELPPLLQAAAARVGETLGAPFDSVGLNLYRDGRDSVAPHNDKLHDLAPGQPIAVLSLGASRRMTVRAKRAPHATWHIELEAGSLLVMSHASQYRYDHGIPKDPGVVDPRISAAFRVRRGSSL, encoded by the coding sequence ATGCATCAGACCTCGCTGTTCGCCGCTCAACCGCAGCAACCGATCCTCGACGCCGAGGGCGGCGTGCGTTACCTGCCGGGCGTGTTCGCGCCCGAGTTCTGCGAGCGGCTATTCGCCGAGTTGTGGGAGCACGCCGCGTGGAATTCCGAGCAGCGGCTGATGTACGAGCGTCTGGTCGAAGTGCCGCGCCGGGTCGCGCGGTACCGCATCGGCCGCGACGAACTGCCGCCGCTGCTGCAAGCCGCCGCCGCGCGGGTCGGCGAGACCCTAGGCGCGCCGTTCGACAGCGTCGGCCTGAATCTGTACCGCGACGGCCGCGACAGCGTCGCGCCGCACAACGACAAGCTGCACGACCTGGCGCCAGGCCAACCGATCGCCGTGCTCTCGCTCGGCGCCAGCCGGCGCATGACCGTCCGCGCCAAGCGCGCACCGCACGCGACCTGGCATATCGAACTGGAGGCCGGCAGCCTGCTGGTGATGAGCCATGCCTCGCAGTACCGCTACGATCACGGCATTCCGAAGGATCCCGGCGTGGTCGATCCGCGCATCAGCGCGGCGTTTCGGGTAAGGCGCGGTAGCTCCCTGTAG
- a CDS encoding MFS transporter — protein sequence MTSLDTATPSVTADSPAVPPVPEYQAPPAPAGETANKIALPILTMLSVCHLLNDMIQSLLPALYPLLKQSFQLDFGQIGLITLTFQVTASLLQPLVGIYTDKRPMPWSLAIGMGFTLTGLLLLSRATSFPMLLLAAALVGSGSSVFHPESSRVARMASGGRHGLAQSLFQVGGNLGSALGPLLAAYIVMPRGQGSVGWFAFAALAAMLLLSRIGLWYREQIPLQRKAGARAAAAPKLPRKTIVATMVVLGLLIFSKYFYMASLSSYYTFYLMHKFGVSAQSAQVHLFVFLGAVALGTLAGGPIGDRIGRRYVIWFSILGVLPFTLLLPHANLAWTTVLTVIIGLILSSAFSAILVYAQELVPGRTGVIAGLFFGFAFGMGGLGAAALGQLADHVGIEAVYRLCAYLPAIGLLAWFLPKLEKQAKG from the coding sequence ATGACCTCCCTGGATACCGCTACGCCCAGCGTTACCGCCGACAGCCCGGCCGTGCCGCCGGTTCCCGAGTACCAAGCCCCGCCCGCGCCCGCCGGCGAAACCGCCAACAAGATCGCCCTGCCGATCCTGACCATGCTCAGCGTCTGCCACCTGCTCAACGACATGATCCAGTCGTTGCTGCCGGCGCTGTATCCGCTGCTGAAGCAGAGCTTCCAGCTCGATTTCGGCCAGATCGGCCTGATCACCCTGACCTTCCAGGTGACCGCCTCGCTGTTGCAGCCGCTGGTCGGCATCTACACCGACAAGCGGCCGATGCCGTGGTCGCTGGCGATCGGCATGGGCTTCACCCTGACCGGCCTGTTGCTGCTGTCGCGCGCGACCAGCTTCCCGATGCTGCTGCTGGCCGCAGCGCTGGTCGGTTCGGGCTCGTCGGTGTTCCACCCCGAGTCCTCGCGGGTCGCGCGTATGGCTTCCGGCGGCCGCCACGGCCTGGCGCAGTCGTTGTTCCAGGTCGGCGGCAATCTGGGTTCGGCGCTGGGGCCGTTGCTCGCGGCCTACATCGTCATGCCGCGCGGCCAGGGCAGCGTGGGCTGGTTCGCGTTCGCCGCGCTGGCGGCCATGCTGCTGCTGAGCCGCATCGGCCTGTGGTATCGCGAACAGATCCCGCTGCAGCGCAAGGCCGGCGCGCGCGCCGCCGCGGCGCCGAAGCTGCCGCGCAAGACCATCGTCGCGACGATGGTGGTGCTGGGCCTGCTGATCTTCAGCAAGTACTTCTACATGGCCAGCCTGTCGAGCTATTACACCTTCTACCTGATGCACAAGTTCGGGGTCAGCGCGCAGAGCGCGCAGGTGCATCTGTTCGTGTTCCTCGGCGCGGTCGCGCTCGGCACGCTGGCCGGCGGACCGATCGGCGACCGCATCGGCCGCCGCTACGTCATCTGGTTCTCGATCCTCGGCGTGCTGCCGTTCACCCTGCTGCTGCCGCACGCCAACCTCGCCTGGACCACGGTGCTGACGGTGATCATCGGCCTGATCCTGTCGTCGGCGTTCTCGGCGATCCTGGTCTACGCGCAGGAACTGGTGCCGGGCCGCACCGGCGTCATCGCCGGCCTGTTCTTCGGTTTCGCGTTCGGCATGGGCGGCCTCGGCGCGGCCGCGCTGGGGCAACTGGCCGATCACGTCGGCATCGAAGCGGTCTACCGCCTGTGCGCGTACCTGCCGGCGATCGGGTTGCTGGCGTGGTTCCTGCCGAAACTGGAAAAACAGGCGAAAGGCTGA
- a CDS encoding AraC family transcriptional regulator, producing MRNVLAGQADHLPGRIVATSNEYPTGHRIARHSHRRSQLLYGAHGIMVVGTQAGRWMVPPERAAWIPAGMAHDVHVLAQISTRSIYVEPEVSAVLPGDCRVIGVSALMRELLLETLDLPLQAETDSGSRPDLIYSLIVREIERAPVLPLDIPFPAEPRLAQRCRAYLAHPSPHDGIDEWCRDLAMSRRTFTRRFRAQTGTSFAQWCRQAAIFAALPRLAAGEAITALALDLGYESASAFTTMFKRLIGMPPSRYLATARAYAPIG from the coding sequence ATGCGCAATGTCCTGGCCGGTCAGGCCGACCACTTGCCGGGCCGGATCGTGGCGACGTCGAACGAGTACCCGACCGGGCACCGCATCGCCCGCCACAGCCATCGCCGCTCGCAGCTGCTGTACGGCGCGCACGGGATCATGGTGGTCGGCACCCAGGCGGGGCGCTGGATGGTGCCGCCCGAGCGCGCGGCGTGGATTCCGGCCGGCATGGCCCACGACGTGCACGTGCTGGCGCAGATCAGCACCCGCAGCATCTACGTCGAACCCGAAGTCAGCGCGGTGCTGCCGGGGGATTGCCGGGTCATCGGCGTGTCGGCGCTGATGCGCGAGCTGTTGCTGGAAACCCTGGATCTGCCGCTGCAGGCCGAGACCGACAGCGGTTCGCGGCCGGACCTGATCTATTCGCTGATCGTGCGCGAGATCGAGCGCGCGCCGGTGCTGCCGCTGGACATTCCGTTCCCGGCCGAACCGCGCCTGGCGCAACGCTGCCGCGCGTATCTGGCGCATCCCTCGCCGCACGACGGCATCGACGAATGGTGCCGCGACCTGGCGATGAGCCGGCGCACCTTCACCCGCCGCTTCCGCGCCCAGACCGGCACCAGCTTCGCCCAATGGTGCCGGCAGGCCGCGATCTTCGCCGCGCTGCCGCGGCTGGCGGCCGGCGAGGCGATCACGGCGTTGGCGCTGGACCTGGGGTACGAGAGCGCCTCGGCGTTCACGACGATGTTCAAGCGGCTGATCGGGATGCCGCCGAGCCGGTATCTGGCGACGGCGCGGGCGTATGCGCCGATTGGTTGA
- a CDS encoding alpha/beta hydrolase: protein MSGKPTIVLVHGFWGGAAHWAKTIVELSRKGYSDLKAVEVPLTSLADDVARTRKMIEQAPGPVLLVGHSYGGAVITEAGTHDKVAGLVYIAAFAPDSGESPGGITQEHLPAAAPNLAPDSDGYLWLKADKFHESFCQDLSADEGLVMAVTQKAPLASTFGDTISKPAWKSKPSWYQISAQDRMIAPENQQRMSARMNPKKTITLDASHASLASHPGEVAALIDEAAKALG from the coding sequence ATGAGCGGCAAACCCACCATCGTTCTCGTACACGGCTTCTGGGGCGGCGCGGCGCATTGGGCCAAGACCATCGTCGAGCTTTCGCGCAAGGGCTACAGCGACCTCAAGGCGGTCGAAGTGCCGCTGACCTCGCTGGCCGACGACGTCGCCCGCACCCGCAAGATGATCGAACAGGCGCCGGGCCCGGTGCTGCTGGTCGGCCACTCCTACGGCGGCGCGGTCATCACCGAAGCCGGCACCCACGATAAGGTCGCCGGATTGGTCTATATCGCCGCATTCGCGCCCGATAGCGGCGAAAGCCCCGGCGGCATCACCCAGGAGCACTTGCCCGCGGCCGCGCCGAACCTCGCGCCCGACAGCGACGGCTATCTGTGGCTGAAGGCCGACAAGTTCCACGAAAGCTTCTGCCAGGACCTCAGCGCCGACGAAGGCCTGGTGATGGCGGTGACCCAGAAGGCGCCGCTCGCCAGCACCTTCGGCGACACGATTTCCAAGCCGGCGTGGAAGTCCAAGCCGAGCTGGTACCAGATCTCGGCCCAGGACCGCATGATCGCGCCGGAAAACCAGCAGCGCATGTCGGCGCGGATGAATCCGAAGAAGACGATCACGCTCGACGCCAGCCACGCCTCGCTGGCCTCGCACCCGGGCGAAGTGGCGGCGCTGATCGACGAGGCGGCGAAGGCGCTGGGCTGA
- a CDS encoding glycogen debranching protein: MDEHRSSKQRRAGKTLRALALAALASALSPAHAAIDAQQLGARYDAAQANLAFRVYSSRATRIEVFLYKNPTGAQEVARLALSKDAATQVWSLSLPTATIKNTYGITGTVYYGYRAWGPNWPYDAAWTKGSATGFVSDVDNAGNRFNPNKLLIDPYAREISQDPNTAACADGTIYASGAAHRAKDSGLCASKSIALAADTSSVGSKPTRALKDEVVYEVHVRGLTRNDDGVPAAERGTYKGAARKAAALAALGVTAVEFLPVQEAQNDQNDVDPNSTTGDNYWGYMTLNYFAPDRRYAYDKTPGGPTREWKAMVKAFHDAGIKVYIDVVYNHTGEGGPWGGSDGLTVYNLLSFRGLDNPAYYSLSSDYKYPWDNTGVGGNYNTRHPVAQNLIVDSLAYWRDALGVDGFRFDLASVLGNSCQHGCFNFDKNDSGNALNRIAAELPPRPAAGGAGLDLIAEPWAIGGNSYQVGNFPSGWAEWNGLYRDAVRKKQNKLGQETVTTGTLASRFAGSSDLYGDDGRKPWHSVNFVVAHDGFTLNDLYAYNDKQNNQAWPYGPSDGGEDHNLSWNQGGIVADQRKAARTGLGLLMLSAGVPMMTGGDEALRTQFGNNNTYNLDSAANWLYWTRSAVEADHETYTKRLIAFRKAHPALRPAAFYSGSDGNGNVMEQLRWFKPDGAQADSAYFNSSDNHALAWRIDGSEFGDSASAIYVAYNGWSGAVNFVLPWPGNGKQWYRVTDTATWNEGPNAVALPGSETLIGGENVVYGMQARSLLLLIAK, encoded by the coding sequence ATGGACGAACACCGATCGAGCAAGCAGCGACGCGCCGGCAAAACCTTGCGCGCCCTCGCCCTGGCCGCGCTGGCCAGCGCGCTGAGCCCGGCGCATGCCGCGATCGACGCGCAACAACTCGGCGCGCGCTACGACGCGGCCCAGGCCAACCTCGCCTTCCGCGTCTATTCCTCGCGCGCCACCCGCATCGAAGTGTTCCTGTACAAGAACCCGACCGGCGCGCAGGAAGTCGCGCGGCTGGCGCTGAGCAAGGACGCCGCGACCCAGGTCTGGTCGCTGTCGCTGCCGACCGCGACGATCAAGAACACCTACGGCATCACCGGCACGGTCTATTACGGCTACCGCGCCTGGGGCCCGAACTGGCCTTACGACGCCGCCTGGACCAAGGGCAGCGCGACCGGCTTCGTCAGCGACGTCGACAACGCCGGCAACCGCTTCAATCCGAACAAGCTGCTGATCGACCCGTACGCGCGCGAGATCAGCCAGGATCCCAACACCGCCGCCTGCGCCGACGGCACGATCTACGCCAGCGGCGCCGCCCACCGCGCCAAGGACAGCGGCCTGTGCGCGAGCAAGAGCATCGCGCTGGCGGCGGACACTTCGTCCGTCGGCAGCAAGCCGACCCGCGCGCTCAAGGACGAAGTGGTCTACGAAGTGCACGTGCGCGGCCTCACCCGCAACGACGACGGCGTGCCCGCGGCCGAGCGCGGCACCTACAAGGGCGCCGCGCGCAAGGCCGCGGCGCTGGCCGCGCTGGGCGTCACCGCGGTCGAGTTCCTGCCGGTGCAGGAAGCGCAGAACGACCAGAACGACGTCGATCCGAACTCGACCACGGGCGACAACTACTGGGGCTACATGACCCTCAACTATTTCGCCCCGGACCGCCGCTACGCCTACGACAAGACGCCCGGCGGGCCGACCCGCGAATGGAAGGCGATGGTCAAGGCCTTCCACGACGCCGGCATCAAGGTCTATATCGACGTGGTCTACAACCACACCGGCGAAGGCGGGCCGTGGGGCGGCAGCGACGGGCTCACGGTCTACAACCTGCTGTCGTTCCGCGGCCTCGACAATCCGGCCTATTATTCGCTCAGCAGCGACTACAAATACCCTTGGGACAACACCGGCGTCGGCGGCAACTACAACACCCGCCATCCGGTCGCGCAGAACCTGATCGTCGACTCGCTGGCCTATTGGCGCGACGCGCTCGGCGTCGACGGCTTCCGCTTCGACCTGGCCTCGGTGCTCGGCAACAGCTGCCAGCACGGCTGCTTCAACTTCGACAAAAACGACAGCGGCAACGCGCTCAACCGCATCGCCGCGGAACTGCCGCCGCGCCCCGCCGCGGGCGGCGCCGGCCTGGACCTGATCGCCGAGCCGTGGGCCATCGGCGGCAACTCGTACCAGGTCGGCAATTTCCCGTCCGGCTGGGCCGAGTGGAACGGCCTCTACCGCGACGCGGTGCGCAAGAAGCAGAACAAGCTCGGGCAGGAGACCGTCACCACGGGCACCCTCGCCAGCCGCTTCGCCGGCTCCAGCGATCTGTACGGCGACGACGGCCGCAAGCCGTGGCATTCGGTCAACTTCGTGGTCGCCCACGACGGCTTCACCCTCAACGACCTGTACGCCTACAACGACAAGCAGAACAATCAGGCCTGGCCGTACGGCCCTTCCGACGGCGGCGAGGACCACAATCTGAGCTGGAACCAGGGCGGCATCGTCGCCGACCAGCGCAAGGCCGCGCGCACCGGGCTGGGCCTGCTGATGCTCAGCGCCGGCGTGCCGATGATGACCGGCGGCGACGAGGCGCTGCGCACCCAGTTCGGCAACAACAACACCTACAACCTGGATTCGGCCGCGAACTGGCTGTACTGGACCCGCAGCGCGGTCGAAGCCGACCACGAGACTTACACCAAGCGCTTGATCGCGTTCCGCAAGGCGCATCCGGCGTTGCGGCCGGCGGCGTTCTATTCGGGTTCCGACGGTAACGGCAACGTCATGGAGCAGTTGCGCTGGTTCAAGCCCGACGGCGCGCAGGCCGACAGCGCCTACTTCAATTCCAGCGACAACCACGCCTTGGCCTGGCGCATCGACGGCAGCGAGTTCGGCGACAGCGCCAGCGCGATCTACGTCGCCTACAACGGCTGGTCGGGTGCGGTGAACTTCGTGCTGCCGTGGCCCGGCAACGGCAAGCAATGGTATCGGGTGACCGACACCGCGACCTGGAACGAAGGCCCCAACGCGGTGGCCTTGCCGGGCAGCGAGACCTTGATCGGCGGCGAGAACGTCGTGTACGGAATGCAGGCCCGCTCGTTGCTGCTGTTGATCGCGAAGTGA
- a CDS encoding response regulator transcription factor, whose translation MSEDLPPLPPGFDDDDDEPRRLLIVEDDAAFARTLTRSFERRGYLVHNASNLAEVQALLREHTPGYAVVDLKLAGGDSGLACVQALHAHDEDMLIVVLTGYASIATAVEAIKLGALHYLAKPSNTDDIEAAFGRAEGDASVELTERQTSIKTLEWERIHEMLAATDFNISETARRLGMHRRTLARKLGKHRIK comes from the coding sequence ATGAGTGAGGACCTGCCGCCGCTGCCGCCCGGATTCGACGACGACGACGACGAACCGCGCCGGCTGCTGATCGTCGAGGACGACGCCGCGTTCGCGCGCACGCTGACGCGTTCGTTCGAGCGCCGCGGCTACCTCGTGCACAACGCCAGCAATCTCGCCGAGGTGCAGGCGCTGCTGCGCGAACACACGCCGGGCTACGCGGTGGTCGACCTCAAGCTCGCCGGCGGCGATTCCGGCCTGGCCTGCGTGCAGGCGCTGCACGCCCACGACGAGGACATGCTGATCGTGGTGCTGACCGGCTACGCCAGCATCGCCACCGCGGTCGAGGCGATCAAGCTCGGCGCCCTGCACTACCTGGCCAAGCCGTCCAACACCGACGACATCGAAGCCGCGTTCGGCCGCGCCGAAGGCGACGCCAGCGTCGAGCTGACCGAGCGCCAGACCTCGATCAAGACCCTGGAGTGGGAACGCATCCACGAGATGCTCGCCGCCACCGACTTCAACATCTCCGAGACCGCGCGGCGGCTGGGCATGCACCGGCGGACGCTGGCGCGCAAGCTGGGCAAGCATCGGATCAAGTGA
- a CDS encoding ATP-binding protein, protein MHQLIQLRWIAVIGQVATIVFVHYGFGIKLPLMPMAIVLACLAAFNLVSSLRWRKREEVTNGALFLALLVDILTLTAQLYLSGGAANPFVFLYLLQVALACVLLRTWASCAVVVVTSACFIALTTFAGPVVIPADPTRGLRDPYVQGLLLCFTLNATLLVVFITRIGRNLRARDQRLADLRQRAAEEEHIVRMGLLASGAAHELGTPLATLSVILGDWRRMPPFTQQPELLQELDEMQTQLTRCKSIVTGILLSAGEARGEAPAITTVTEFLDDLVDEWRTTRPVRGFDYQNGFGEDVAIISDSGLKQMICNVLDNALEASPGWVGLESWRDEERLVLRVSDAGPGFSAAMLSHFGKPYQSSKGRPGGGLGLFLALNVARQLGGSMVARNREPSGAVVTMSLPLAALTPPESDDE, encoded by the coding sequence ATGCACCAGCTGATCCAGCTGCGCTGGATCGCGGTGATCGGCCAGGTGGCCACCATCGTCTTCGTCCACTACGGCTTCGGCATCAAGCTGCCGCTGATGCCGATGGCGATCGTGCTGGCCTGCCTGGCCGCGTTCAACCTGGTCAGCTCGCTGCGCTGGCGCAAGCGCGAGGAAGTCACCAACGGCGCGCTGTTCCTGGCCCTGCTGGTCGACATCCTGACCCTGACCGCGCAGCTCTACCTCAGCGGCGGCGCGGCCAATCCCTTCGTGTTCCTGTACCTGCTGCAAGTCGCGCTGGCCTGCGTGCTGCTGCGCACCTGGGCCAGCTGCGCGGTGGTGGTGGTGACCAGCGCCTGCTTCATCGCCCTGACCACGTTCGCCGGCCCGGTGGTGATACCGGCCGACCCGACCCGCGGCCTGCGCGATCCCTACGTGCAGGGCCTGCTGCTGTGCTTCACCCTCAACGCGACCTTGCTGGTGGTGTTCATCACCCGCATCGGCCGCAACCTGCGCGCGCGCGACCAGCGCCTGGCCGATCTGCGCCAGCGCGCGGCCGAGGAAGAACACATCGTGCGCATGGGCCTGCTCGCCTCCGGCGCCGCGCACGAGCTCGGCACGCCGCTGGCGACGCTGTCGGTGATCCTCGGCGACTGGCGGCGGATGCCGCCGTTCACCCAGCAACCCGAGCTGTTGCAGGAGCTCGACGAGATGCAGACCCAGCTGACCCGCTGCAAGAGCATCGTCACCGGCATTTTGCTGTCGGCCGGCGAAGCGCGCGGCGAAGCGCCTGCGATCACGACCGTGACCGAATTTCTCGACGACCTGGTCGACGAATGGCGCACGACCCGCCCGGTGCGCGGATTCGACTACCAGAACGGCTTCGGCGAGGATGTCGCGATCATCTCCGACTCGGGCCTCAAGCAGATGATCTGCAACGTCCTCGACAACGCGCTGGAGGCTTCGCCGGGCTGGGTCGGGCTGGAATCCTGGCGCGACGAGGAGCGGCTGGTGCTGCGCGTCAGCGACGCCGGCCCGGGCTTCTCCGCGGCGATGCTGTCGCATTTCGGCAAGCCGTATCAGTCCAGCAAGGGCCGCCCCGGCGGCGGCCTGGGCCTGTTCCTCGCCCTCAACGTCGCCCGCCAGCTCGGCGGCAGCATGGTCGCGCGCAACCGCGAACCCAGCGGCGCGGTGGTCACCATGAGCCTGCCGCTGGCCGCGCTGACGCCGCCGGAGTCCGACGATGAGTGA
- a CDS encoding SURF1 family protein: MATSVKPPRSSFVLGLIGAVFLALFAGLIALGAWQVQRLGWKRDLIQRVDSRVHAPPAAAPGPSEWPEVSAARDEYRHVRLRGRWLPGVDTRVQAVTELGPGFWLLTPLRTDAGYTVLVNRGYVPDASAAAAVVAPAGATEVVGLLRLSEPGGGFLRTNQPAQQRWFSRDVAAIAAAHRLDGAVAPYFVDAERAAPLPGDLRTAPQWPVGGLTVIKFPDHHLQYALTWFALALMVAWAAWRVWKEEARRRAAHKTP, encoded by the coding sequence ATGGCGACCAGCGTCAAACCGCCGCGCAGTTCCTTCGTCCTCGGGCTCATCGGCGCCGTGTTCCTGGCGCTGTTCGCCGGGCTGATCGCGCTCGGCGCGTGGCAGGTGCAGCGGCTCGGCTGGAAGCGCGACCTGATCCAGCGGGTCGACTCGCGCGTGCACGCGCCGCCGGCCGCCGCGCCGGGCCCGTCCGAATGGCCCGAAGTGAGCGCGGCGCGCGACGAATACCGGCACGTGCGGCTGCGCGGCCGCTGGCTGCCCGGCGTCGACACCCGGGTGCAGGCGGTGACCGAGCTGGGCCCGGGGTTCTGGCTGCTGACGCCGCTGCGCACCGACGCCGGCTACACCGTGCTGGTCAACCGCGGCTACGTGCCCGACGCCAGCGCCGCGGCCGCAGTCGTCGCGCCTGCCGGCGCAACCGAGGTCGTCGGCCTGCTGCGGCTCAGCGAGCCCGGCGGCGGTTTCCTGCGCACGAACCAGCCGGCGCAGCAGCGCTGGTTCTCGCGCGACGTCGCCGCGATCGCCGCCGCGCACCGCCTCGACGGCGCGGTCGCGCCGTACTTCGTCGACGCCGAACGCGCCGCGCCGCTGCCCGGCGACCTGCGCACCGCGCCGCAATGGCCGGTCGGCGGGCTCACGGTGATAAAATTCCCCGACCATCACTTGCAGTACGCGCTGACGTGGTTCGCGCTGGCGCTGATGGTGGCCTGGGCGGCTTGGCGGGTCTGGAAGGAAGAAGCCCGGCGGCGCGCGGCGCACAAGACGCCCTGA
- the cyoD gene encoding cytochrome o ubiquinol oxidase subunit IV, with product MTQSAHHDNAHAHGDHGHDGHDHEEHDDYHGTVKGYTVGFLLSVLLTAIPFWLVMAKVLPSSGVTAAVILGFAVVQIVVHMVYFLHMNTKSEGGWNMLALIFTIVIVVITLAGSLWVMHHLNVNMMPMPHEMRNMP from the coding sequence GTGACCCAGTCCGCGCACCACGACAACGCACACGCTCACGGCGATCACGGCCACGACGGCCACGATCACGAGGAGCACGATGACTACCACGGCACCGTCAAGGGCTACACCGTCGGCTTCCTGCTGTCGGTGCTGCTGACCGCGATCCCGTTCTGGTTGGTCATGGCCAAGGTGCTGCCGTCCTCCGGCGTCACCGCCGCGGTGATCCTCGGCTTCGCCGTGGTCCAGATCGTCGTGCACATGGTCTACTTCCTGCACATGAACACGAAGTCGGAAGGCGGCTGGAACATGCTCGCGCTGATCTTCACCATCGTGATCGTGGTGATTACGCTGGCCGGCTCGTTGTGGGTCATGCATCACTTGAACGTGAACATGATGCCGATGCCGCATGAGATGCGGAACATGCCGTAA
- the cyoC gene encoding cytochrome o ubiquinol oxidase subunit III gives MTHAQAQPASSAAHFLDLKGKHHPENSTLLGFWLYLMSDCLVFAVLFATYGVLGRSYAAGPSGADLFDLQLVAINTSMLLLSSITYGFAMIAMTKRKLAAVQGWLAITGLFGLAFIGLELYEFAHLIHEGAGPQRSAFLSSFFALVATHGLHVTFGIVWLVVLMTQLSKHGLTAANRRRLLCLSMFWHFLDVVWIGVFTFVYLMGVLP, from the coding sequence CTGACCCACGCCCAGGCGCAGCCGGCTTCCTCGGCCGCGCACTTCCTCGACCTCAAGGGCAAGCACCATCCGGAGAACAGCACCCTGCTCGGGTTCTGGCTCTACCTGATGAGCGACTGCCTGGTGTTCGCGGTGCTGTTCGCCACCTACGGCGTGCTTGGCCGCAGCTACGCGGCCGGGCCGTCGGGCGCGGACCTGTTCGACCTGCAGTTGGTGGCGATCAACACCTCGATGCTGCTGCTGTCGTCGATCACCTACGGCTTCGCGATGATCGCGATGACCAAGCGCAAGCTCGCCGCGGTGCAGGGCTGGCTGGCGATCACCGGCCTGTTCGGCCTGGCCTTCATCGGCCTGGAGCTGTACGAGTTCGCCCACCTGATCCACGAGGGCGCCGGTCCGCAGCGCAGCGCGTTCCTGTCCTCGTTCTTCGCCCTGGTCGCGACCCACGGCCTGCATGTCACTTTCGGCATCGTCTGGCTGGTGGTGCTGATGACCCAGCTGAGCAAGCACGGCCTCACCGCCGCCAACCGCCGCCGCCTGCTGTGCCTGTCAATGTTCTGGCACTTCCTCGACGTCGTCTGGATCGGCGTCTTCACCTTCGTCTACCTGATGGGAGTGCTGCCGTGA